A single region of the Podospora pseudopauciseta strain CBS 411.78 chromosome 1, whole genome shotgun sequence genome encodes:
- a CDS encoding hypothetical protein (COG:Q; EggNog:ENOG503NX3T) has translation MANTTAVEELDIVIVGAGLTGINAAYRLQTQLPNHSYAILEARDSLGGTWDFWKYPGIRSDSTMALYGFPWRPWPYEESMAGAKAIKSYIAECAASEGIDKKIRYHHRVKAANWSSEEQKWTLQLEITCEDGVTEEKQIKAWWLLACSGYYSYDKVLPPTIPGIDKFQGQVIHPQFWDENLDYADKRIIVIGSGATAITLLPSLAEKAKQVTMLQRSPSYVLALPRKDKTVKTLSKWMPRSWAVTINWFQRMFFETVFVQFVLNFPNAGRRFVIDSMKSQLPKGFAIEKHFNPRYNPFEQRLCFCPGADFFKALHKPGVSIVTDVIDTVTSDGIIIKTGGEKIEADIIVTATGLHMEVLSSTAVTVDGKPINETMGERYVWNGCMIEGVPNAGLLTGYTAASWTPGVDVRTRNLIKVIKHQDKTGASSAAPHIPESKRASMPAGPMMTLTSTYARAAMKRMPLVAGIGPWKAGTNWVQDVWAMLFGSVKDGMKYSSGAKDKAI, from the coding sequence AtggccaacaccaccgccgtcgAGGAGCTCGACATTGTCATCGTTGGTGCTGGGCTGACGGGCATCAACGCTGCATATCGCCTCCAAACCCAGCTGCCCAATCACAGTTATGCGATTCTCGAAGCCAGGGATTCTCTGGGTGGAACGTGGGACTTTTGGAAGTATCCAGGCATCCGGAGCGACAGCACCATGGCATTATATGGCTTCCCATGGCGACCGTGGCCCTATGAGGAGAGCATGGCTGGCGCCAAAGCCATCAAGTCGTACATTGCCGAGTGCGCTGCTTCTGAAGGCATCGACAAGAAGATTCGGTATCACCACCGCGTAAAGGCTGCAAACTGGAGTTCCGAAGAGCAAAAGTGGACGCTTCAACTGGAAATCACATGCGAGGATGGTGTCACAGAAGAGAAGCAGATCAAGGCGTGGTGGCTGCTTGCCTGCAGTGGCTATTACAGCTACGACAAGGTTTTGCCGCCTACCATCCCCGGGATCGACAAATTCCAGGGACAGGTGATTCATCCTCAGTTCTGGGACGAGAACCTCGACTATGCGGATAAGAGGATCATCGTCATCGGCTCCGGCGCCACAGCCATCACCCTTCTGCCTTCCCTCGCAGAAAAGGCCAAGCAGGTTACCATGCTACAACGCAGTCCATCCTATGTGCTCGCCCTTCCGAGAAAAGACAAGACGGTCAAGACCTTGTCTAAATGGATGCCGCGCAGCTGGGCTGTGACCATCAACTGGTTTCAGAGAATGTTCTTCGAGACGGTCTTTGTCCAGTTTGTTCTCAACTTTCCCAATGCCGGACGCAGGTTCGTCATCGACTCCATGAAGTCACAGCTTCCAAAAGGTTTTGCGATCGAGAAGCACTTCAATCCCCGGTATAACCCGTTCGAGCAGCGCCTCTGCTTCTGTCCAGGTGCCGATTTCTTCAAGGCGCTGCACAAGCCTGGCGTCAGCATTGTGACGGATGTCATAGACACCGTTACTAGTgacggcatcatcatcaagactGGCGGCGAGAAGATTGAGGCTGATATTATTGTGACTGCTACCGGATTGCACATGGAGGTTTTGTCAAGCACGGCTGTTACAGTCGATGGGAAGCCTATCAACGAAACCATGGGGGAGCGCTATGTGTGGAATGGGTGCATGATTGAGGGCGTTCCGAATGCTGGGCTTTTAACTGGGTACACCGCTGCCAGTTGGACGCCTGGTGTGGACGTGCGGACAAGGAACCTGATCAAGGTTATCAAGCACCAAGACAAGACCGGGGCTTCATCTGCCGCCCCTCACATCCCCGAGTCTAAGAGAGCCTCCATGCCAGCTGGGCCTATGATGACGCTTACTTCGACGTATGCACGGGCTGCAATGAAAAGGATGCCACTTGTTGCTGGTATTGGGCCGTGGAAAGCTGGAACAAACTGGGTGCAGGATGTGTGGGCAATGCTGTTTGGAAGTGTCAAGGATGGCATGAAGTATTCTTCTGGAGCCAAAGACAAAGCTATTTGA